TGAAGGTTTTGTGCTGGCGGTCGGACAGGAAGTAAACATCGGAACCGATCCACATGGGATTGATATCGTTGACACCCTCGCCCGGGATGGTTTGCAGCTCGCTTTGATCAGGGTTGAGCAGGAGAATATCGGGTGTGGTGCCGCCCCGGTAGCCCTTCCAGCCCGAAGAACCTCCAAAGAGACCATTGTAGGCGGGGTGGAAGGGAATGTAGGCGAGCTGACCTTTGCTGCTGAACTGACCCTGTACGATGCGCGCCAGCATGAGTTTTTCGGGCGCACCACCGGTGATCGATACTTGATAGAGTTGGCGGGAACGCCCGTGGTCGGTTTCCCGCGCGGAGGCGAAAATCACGGCACTGCTATCGCTGCTCCAGTCCTGCGGAACATCACTGTAGGGGTGCCAGGTCAGGCGGGTGGGTTGTCCGCCGGCAACCGGAATGATGTAGACATCGCGGTTGTCTTCATAAGTGGCACTGAAGGCAATCCACTTTCCGTCGGGAGAGAAAATGGGGTCGGATTCGGTGGCGGGATGGGAGGTCAGGCGCCTTGGATGGGAACCGTCGGTATTGCTCACCCAAATATCACCAGCGTAAACAAATGCCAGATGTTCATCTGACAAGTCGGGTTGGCGGAGCATTTGGGTGGATTCGGATGCGCAGAGCATCGATGACAGGACCAGGAGGCCCAAGAGGGAGATGTTGTGGATTTTCATAATCGCAAAAACCCAACCATGAGGATTTTTCGGATGCCTGCAAAACAATCGTGATAGCTAATCGGTGATAGGAAATAGTGATGGGTCTCTCTCGTCCTGATCAAAAGTTGACACATTGCTCGTGTTTCCGATGAACGGGAGTCTGCGTTCCCCTAAACAAAAACATCGTTCCTTCGTCACTGGATCGACTGCGTCGAACAGGATGGTCTGCGGCCCAACAGGTTTTTCCTTCGTAAATCAGTACATTGCTCGAAGCTTCAGCGAAGTTGGGAAATATCTCTCAAATGCGGGGACTCGGGGTGCAGCGATCTGACCTTGCTGCTGTTGTTGTTGATCCCTCTGCGCGAGCTGGAAGCTCCCACTACTTTCATCCTTGCTTCTGACTTCTGGCTCCTTGCTCCTGCGATTTCAATCGCCTGCGGGCTGGAAGCTCCCACTACGGTGAAAATGGGGAGTGGGGCAAAAGGGGGGGATAACGCAGCAGTTGAGGCGGAACTTGGGGTTTCGCTCGAAAACAGGAGGGGTGTGCGGCGCGAAGTGGGTGGTTTTGGTGGTGGAAGTTGTTGCTGCTCGGTGGTTTGCGGCAATTGGCAGTTTCGGTTGAGACGGTGGAGTTCTGTCGAAAACGAAGCCGAAACAATCCGGTTGACTGAAAAATCCCTGTAAAAACCGCAAAAATCGTGGGTTTTCATGCTTTAAAATGGGGCAAAAATGTTGACAGGTGGGGCATTGTGGGGGAAAGTGGAGCAAGTTAACTACGAGACATGTCCTCTTAATCCGTTCGAATGGGATCCCCGAATAAAGTCATCTACACTGGAGAATACCGGCACAATCGCGATGCCAAGGGTAGGCTCACTGTGCCCTCCAAATGGAGAGTGAAGGATGGCGATCAGGACGTTTATCTCGCGCTTCCGAATCCAACCAAGGGCTGTATTACGGTGTATCCGCCGGAGCGTGCAGCGAAGTTTCTGGAGCGCATGAGCGAGATTGATCTTGCCGATGAGGAGCAGCAGGAGGCCTTGATGGAACTGTCCTCCATGGCGCAGTCTTTTTCTTATGACGCCCAAGGGCGCATCAGTCTTGATGATCACCTGCTGGAGTTTGCCGGTATTGAAGGCAAGGAAGTGGTGTTGCTTGGGAATTTTGGGACCTTCTCCATCTGGAGTCAGGAAAAGTATGACAGCAGTGTTTCCAAGAGCGTGAAGGAACGCACGGCTAAGTTGAATTCATCGCTGTCGAAGCTGGGAAAAATCTAGGGCCATGGTAACGATGATGGAACAGGGATCTCTGCGCGATGCGCGCCCAGCGGGACACATTCCCGTGATGCTCGAGCAAGTTTTGCAGGCAGCCCGTGCGGTATCTCCTGGAAAAATCCTGGATTGCTGCTTTGGGGGAGGAGGCCACAGTCGTGCGTTTCTTGAGCAAACAGACGCGAGCGTAGTTGCGGTGGATCGCGATCCGGCTGCGATGGAGCGCGCGCAGGTTTTGGAGCGGGAGTTTGGTTCCCGCTTTCGCCTCTGTTCCATGAATTATTCCGAAATCGATTCCATTGGTGAGGCGGAGTTTGATGTGGTTTTTTACGATCTCGGCATTTCGTCATTTCACGTGGACGAGGCTGGGCGTGGATTTTCGTTTATGAAAGATGCACCGCTCGATATGCGCATGGATACGCGTCAGGGCATGAGTGCCGCAGAATTTCTCGAAAAGGCTCCTAAAGATGAATTAGTAAAGGCAGTTCGAGAGTATGGAGAAGAAGATAACTGGAAAAACATCGTTAAAGCGTTGGATGACGCCAGGGGGACGGGAACTCTTTCTCGCACCGTCTCTCTGGCTCGTCTGATCGAGTCAGTGACTCCCGCTTACCTTCGTCGTCGGAACAAGGGTATTCATCCCGCCACGCGCACCTTCCAGGGGATTCGCATGGCGGTAAATGAAGAACTGCACCATCTGGAATCCTCCCTGCCCAAAGCTTTTGAGCTGCTGCGCGAAGGAGGTCGTCTGATCGTGATTTCCTTTCACTCGTTGGAAGATCGCATCGTGAAACGCCAATTCCGTCAGTGGGCGGGGTTTGCGGTGGATCGCAATGATTCCACCCCGCGTCAGGATCGCACCATCGTTGCCCGGCTCATCACCCGCAAACCCCTGCGTCCCAGTGAAGCAGAGGTTGCGCGCAACCCACGGAGTCGCTCTGCGTTGATGCGAGTTCTCGAAAAAGGAACGGCTCAAGAGAAAGGGAAGGTGTGAAGGCAAGCGCATGGAAAGCAGTCATTTTTGTTGGCTCGATTGTGAGCATTTCGCTTTTTGCATCGGCATTTCAGCTGGTGCTCGTTCGCAGTGAAATCAGTGAGGACGCCAAGCGTATCGCTGAGCTGGAGTATTTGATTCTGAAGGCGCAGGACGAGCTGCGTGCGTTGGAAATTACGGCAGAGGATGCGGTTCAGCCGGATGTGCTGCAATCGCGCATTGGTCCGATGCTGCGTCTTCCCAGCGAAGGCCAGGTTATTCGGGTGCGCGGCAGTGATCTCAAATCCGTTACGGGATCGCAGAACCTTGCATCGAGCAATGCGATGACTGGAAAGGAGGGGGCATGATGGCACCGGCATTTATCAGTAACGGTCGATTTGCAGTGTTTGCGTTGGCGGTGATGTCGATCTTCGGAGTCGTTTCGGCACGACTATTTCAGTTGCACGTGCTCGACCAGGACCAGGCTCGCCGTGTCGTTGCGGAAAATCGTTATCGCTTTCAGGAGATTGAGCCCCGCCGAGGTCTCATTCTGGACAGCAGCGGGACAGTGCTGGCTTCGTCCAAGGCAACCTGGGACATCGGTGTGGATCCACAGGCTGTGGATGTGCGGGACCGTGAAAAGCTGGCACTGCTGGCCATGGTGCTGAATCAATCTGAAGCTGCACTCGAAGCAAAATTTGGTTGGAAAGATCCGGCCA
The DNA window shown above is from Puniceicoccaceae bacterium and carries:
- the rsmH gene encoding 16S rRNA (cytosine(1402)-N(4))-methyltransferase RsmH; translated protein: MVTMMEQGSLRDARPAGHIPVMLEQVLQAARAVSPGKILDCCFGGGGHSRAFLEQTDASVVAVDRDPAAMERAQVLEREFGSRFRLCSMNYSEIDSIGEAEFDVVFYDLGISSFHVDEAGRGFSFMKDAPLDMRMDTRQGMSAAEFLEKAPKDELVKAVREYGEEDNWKNIVKALDDARGTGTLSRTVSLARLIESVTPAYLRRRNKGIHPATRTFQGIRMAVNEELHHLESSLPKAFELLREGGRLIVISFHSLEDRIVKRQFRQWAGFAVDRNDSTPRQDRTIVARLITRKPLRPSEAEVARNPRSRSALMRVLEKGTAQEKGKV